The segment CCGCCCTGATCGTCTGTGATGCTGACGCCATAGCCCACTTTGAATCCATCGGGATTTTCAAGGGTGATCTGTTCTTCGCCAAAGTCCCCGTCGAGGAGAAGGGGGGTCTCAATGCCGTCTGCCTTCCGCAATGTGGTGTTTTCGCCCTGTCCTTTGACCGTGATGTTGCTGCGAAGATGGAGCGCGTCGCGCATGATGTACGTGCCGGATAGGATTTCAACCGTGCCTCCGCCGAGCGCAGCCGTG is part of the Gemmatimonadota bacterium genome and harbors:
- a CDS encoding glycosyl hydrolase family 28-related protein, which codes for MTGLHITVGQKNADIIGNDNRALQAAVDYTAALGGGTVEILSGTYIMRDALHLRSNITVKGQGENTTLRKADGIETPLLLDGDFGEEQITLENPDGFKVGYGVSITDDQGG